In Uranotaenia lowii strain MFRU-FL chromosome 2, ASM2978415v1, whole genome shotgun sequence, one genomic interval encodes:
- the LOC129749160 gene encoding guanine nucleotide exchange factor subunit Rich: MYFSIGWPRVINCSYKNIRKISCDRVKILFTILTDDTLAIWYTKPCVPIASKIRNSECIEKYGLNTTVEWKPDSSMLLVVTTSGTLFMYTLIVSDTPKGVYNQNDSPFSNLRRDSAELFLKETIPSLRLSLTHQLSLYVPITCISCINVSQIMVATKNGRVIRLNWNGVEERDYALDLKRIPFSINQQVSNAVPILENNTFIDSIEYSPLLCGFSITLNDGRAAFLTASNTKFDPNQVQGIWCQNVDDATCTVINHKYRLIAFGRRNSQTNMYVIDDLTGGLELSHRLILSAKDFPGSPGHVNELKWTPDGCAIMVAWSNGGISLWSTFGSLLMCSLGWDYGLHIDLLKNNPFNIISMDWSTEGYQLFLVRQLNEITSLDSSSSSNMDKSGSFVSLGSISPNSSSGNSKESYEPVHKPSLKRCNSGGFKTALIQIDFVKSILTINPCMSYNSYLLLQGDDKLYINHGDVLQNIYHQPNTYVTDEKDTGFYKNVHYSGLSKEDLEYMRNEDDNNTEKYVQVNSVLSESKHWVVLNLPTAYTASNWPVRYSAIDFLGTNVAVAGRTGVALYSFNTRKWKLFGNETQEKDFVVTGGLLWWNEFVIMGCYSLIGFHDELRMYSKENKLDNRFASITKMNAPVMLINLFKDQLIVFTADGHVTIFALIRNENCQLELEKMHIYDIKNVCIHPACVISVLMTNLRNEVAKSNYDNSLSETLILNVSGRVLMVQTDYIGNATSQLASTCLASSVECIWVSDSNKTHIKESLWLYCGGHGMRVWLPVFPRNGETGTRSHRHTFMSKRIMLSFTLKIYPLVILFEDAIILGAENDTILYTSDPAIYFSLPYCALKRTSQVYLHQILRQLIRRNLGYNAWEIARCCTNLPYFPHSLELLLHEVLEEEATSKEPIPDALLPSVLEFIQEFPVYLETVVQCARKTEIALWPYLFSSAGKPKELFQQCMASKQLQTAASYLIILQNLEPSSVSRQYATLLLDTALEQRNWSLAKDLVRFLRAIDPNDVESPRSSYVFGNKFGMNATGPSVSPNAEDLSLLLGNSMTRGRSFSTTVNPKANETINNATIVNKEKNIIFNNTSNSNINVDTSLVQRRKKSVPNTPKEKDSSNAEDFFIDVILQRHARRFLQLKKLEDLGRMSATLDFHLVGWLTREKDRAARIEDFVTALKTLHDELDWAKPCLDLNLIKNRTLTLHQPESPVSNISNKSTFEVGQRTEDSGYNSLSINRLTEHTSLEIQDNVKNLIDPLIEMTIAKLEVATHDAKEHSFTETKEANLSPMNDNVSVRSDHVITNWTDEANISLNQEIEDSFNIALEKISKSSSNCNREQHKLEIKMRYLLQIFTEANCYEFSLLLSVLLLDVASVCRITNAAIRSKSLVVCRQLRNGLKDMTRWSFNECLGYRPFMIALQPQLAVLDKFVIQQEAIPSLTTTTNTSVQSKTPTTSDLGIIPETITTSVPSGNTENNAIDQVDGRTRHMLEKKSNTVLEISYNKRDRITSPVGGGNISSTTASGSNMQRHPTGFVRSVSDLEVENIRKMALGKSVQRAPVQIREESETSSGCVLM, encoded by the exons atgtatttttctaTCGGCTGGCCTCGAGTGATAAACTGCTCATATaaaaatattcggaaaataTCTTGTGATCGTGTGAAGATCCTCTTCACCATTCTCACCGATGATACGTTGGCAATTTGGTATACAAAG CCTTGTGTCCCAATTGCTTCCAAGATTCGAAATTCAGAATGCATAGAAAAGTACGGTCTCAATACGACAGTGGAATGGAAACCAGATTCAAGTATGCTGCTTGTGGTAACAACCAGTGGGACACTTTTCATGTACACTCTTATAGTGAGCGATACTCCTAAAGGAGTGTACAATCAAAATGATTCCCCATTTTCCAACTTGCGGAGGGACAGTGCAGAATTGTTCCTTAAAGAAACAATTCCATCTCTAAGACTGTCCTTG ACACATCAATTATCATTGTACGTTCCAATAACCTGCATCTCCTGTATAAACGTTTCACAAATCATGGTGGCTACTAAAAATGGTCGTGTAATTCGGCTTAATTGGAACGGTGTTGAAGAACGTGATTACGCTTTGGATTTGAAAAGAATACCGTTTAGCATAAATCAGCAAGTTAGTAACG CGGTTCCAATTTTGGAAAACAATACATTCATCGATTCAATAGAATACTCCCCTTTGTTGTGTGGATTTTCAATAACGCTCAATGATGGAAGAGCGGCATTCTTGACCGCAAGTAATACCAAATTCGATCCAAAC caAGTACAAGGCATCTGGTGCCAGAATGTAGACGACGCTACTTGTACGGTAATTAACCACAAATATCGTTTGATTGCTTTTGGACGGCGTAATTCGCAGACAAATATGTACGTGATTGATGATCTGACGGGTGGTTTGGAGCTATCTCATCGACTTATTCTCAGTGCAAAAGATTTTCCCGGCTCACCTGGCCATGTCAATGAGCTTAAATGGACACCGGATGGTTGTGCTATTATGGTTGCTTGGAGCAACGGTGGAATTTCTCTTTGGAGCACTTTCGGATCCTTGCTTATGTGTTCACTCGGCTGGGATTATGGTTTACACATTGATCTTTTGAAGAACAATCCCTTCAACATTATAAGTATG GATTGGTCCACTGAAGGATATCAGTTGTTTTTGGTACGACAATTGAATGAAATCACTTCTCTGGACTCTTCGAGCTCGAGCAATATGGATAAATCAGGCTCATTTGTATCCCTTGGTTCGATAAGCCCTAATTCTTCCAGTGGTAACAGTAAAGAATCTTATGAACCCGTCCATAAACCTTCTTTGAAAAGATGCAATAGCGGAGGATTCAAAACAGCTTTGATACAAATTGATTTTGTCAAAAGTATCCTAACGATAAATCCTTGCATG AGCTACAATTCCTATTTGTTGCTGCAAGGCGATGATAAACTGTATATCAATCATGGTGATGTATTGCAGAACATATACCATCAACCCAACACTTACGTAACTGATGAGAAAGATACCGGTTTTTACAAGAATGTGCATTATTCTGGTCTATCAAAAGAag ATTTGGAGTACATGAGAAATGAAGATGATAATAACACCGAAAAATACGTCCAAGTGAATAGTGTATTATCTGAAAGCAAACACTGGGTTGTGCTAAATCTTCCAACTGCATACACAGCATCTAACTGGCCAGTTCGG TATAGTGCAATAGATTTTCTTGGCACTAACGTTGCCGTTGCTGGTCGAACAGGCGTTGCATTGTACTCATTCAACACCCGCAAGTGGAAATTATTTGGCAATGAAACTCAAGAAAAGGATTTTGTTGTAACTGGTGGTTTGCTGTGGTGGAATGAATTTGTGATCATGG GGTGCTACTCATTGATAGGTTTCCATGATGAACTTCGGATGTATTCGAAAGAAAATAAACTGGATAATCGTTTTGCGAGCATCACGAAAATGAACGCTCCTGTAATGTTGATTAATCTTTTTAAAGATCAGTTG attgtgTTTACTGCCGACGGGCATGTAACAATATTTGCCCTTATAAGAAATGAGAATTGCCAACTGGAACTAGAAAAAATGCACATTTatgatattaaaaatgtttgcatTCATCCGGCATGCGTGATATCGGTTTTAATGACAAATCTTCGCAATGAAGTGGCTAAATCAAATTACGACAACTCTTTGTCGGAAACTCTGATTCTTAATGTTTCTGGACGAGTGCTGATGGTTCAGACAGATTATATTGGAAATGCCACTTCGCAACTAGCTTCAACGTGCTTGGCTTCATCTGTCGAATGCATCTGGGTTTCGGATTCGAACAAAACTCACATTAAGGAATCTCTATGGTTATACTGCGGAGGGCATGGAATGCGGGTTTGGCTTCCGGTGTTTCCAAGGAACGGAGAGACAGGAACTCGTAGTCATAGGCATACTTTTATGAGCAAGCGAATAATGTTGTCGTTTACTTTAAAAATCTACCCACTGGTTATTTTATTCGAAGACGCCATTATTCTTGGAGCTGAAAACGACACGATTCTGTATACCAGCGATCCTGCAATATACTTTTCATTGCCATACTGTGCTTTGAAAAGAACG agCCAAGTTTATTTGCATCAAATTTTAAGACAGCTGATTCGCCGAAATCTTGGTTATAATGCTTGGGAAATCGCTCGATGCTGTACAAATCTTCCGTACTTTCCACATTCACTTGAACTTTTGTTGCACGAGGTCTTAGAAGAAGAGGCTACCAGCAAAGAACCAATACCCGATGCTTTGCTGCCCAGTGTTTTGGAATTCATTCAAGAATTCCCTGTCTATCTAGAAACTGTTGTGCAATGTGCCCGCAAAACGGAGATAGCATTATGGCCCTACCTTTTTTCGAGCGCCGGTAAGCCAAAAGAGCTCTTCCAACAATGCATGGCATCAAAGCAACTTCAAACAGCTGCGAGTTATCTtataatattacaaaatttggaaCCTTCGTCTGTTAGCCGACAATATGCCACTTTACTGTTAGATACTGCGTTAGAACAGAGAAATTGGTCTCTGGCAAAAGATCTTGTTCGATTTCTTAGAGCTATCGATCCAAATGACGTTGAGTCACCTCGGTCATCGTATGtgtttggaaacaaatttggaatGAATGCAACAGGTCCGTCCGTATCGCCAAACGCTGAGGATTTGAGTTTACTTTTGGGAAACAGCATGACACGAGGAAGGAGTTTTTCGACCACAGTGAATCCCAAAGCAAACGAAACAATTAATAATGCCACTATTGTAAATAaggagaaaaatattattttcaataataccAGCAATAGTAACATCAACGTCGACACAAGCTTAGTACAAAGGCGAAAGAAAAGCGTGCCAAATACTCCAAAAGAAAA aGATTCATCAAACgccgaagatttttttatagaCGTAATTTTGCAACGCCACGCACGCCGGTTTCTCCAATTGAAAAAACTTGAGGACCTGGGACGTATGAGCGCTACCTTGGATTTTCATCTTGTTGGATGGCTTACACGTGAAAAAGATCGTGCTGCAAGGATTGAAGATTTTGTAACTGCCCTCAAAACATTGCACGACGAGTTAGATTGGGCAAAACCATGTTTggatttaaatcttataaaaaatagAACCCTTACATTACATCAACCCGAATCTCCAGTCTctaatatttcaaacaaatccACATTCGAGGTTGGCCAGAGGACAGAAGATTCAGGCTACAACAGTTTATCAATCAACAGATTAACAGAACACACTTCGTTGGAAATTCAGGATAATGTCAAAAATCTAATTGATCCTTTGATTGAAATGACGATAGCAAAATTAGAAGTTGCGACTCACGATGCTAAAGAACATTCATTCACGGAAACTAAGGAAGCAAATTTGTCTCCAATGAATGACAACGTAAGTGTGAGATCAGATCACGTTATAACAAACTGGACAGATGAAGCGAATATCTCGCTTAACCAAGAAATAGAAGATAGCTTCAATATTGCTCTtgagaaaatttccaaaagtaGTTCAAACTGTAATAGAGAACAACATAAGCTGGAAATTAAAATGCGCTATTTGCTACAAATCTTTACTGAAGCAAATTGTTACGAGTTTTCGTTGTTATTGTCCGTTCTTCTACTAGATGTTGCATCAGTTTGTAGAATAACGAACGCAGCTATTCGCTCCAAGTCTCTGGTTGTTTGTCGTCAATTACGAAACGGTTTGAAAGATATGACTCGGTGGAGTTTCAATGAATGTTTGGGTTATCGTCCATTTATGATAGCTTTGCAGCCGCAGCTGGCGGTGTTGGATAAATTTGTTATTCAACAGGAAGCAATACCTTCACTTACGACAACAACAAATACGAGTGTGCAAAGTAAAACACCAACCACATCGGATCTTGGAATAATACCAGAAACGATCACCACGTCAGTTCCATCTGGTAATACTGAAAACAATGCAATCGATCAAGTGGATGGACGAACGAGACATATGCTTGAGAAAAAAAGTAATACTGTGTTGGAAATAAGCTATAATAAACGGGACCGTATAACGAGTCCTGTTGGTGGAGGAAACATTTCCAGTACAACTGCTTCCGGTAGTAATATGCAGAGGCATCCAACAGGCTTCGTACGATCTGTGTCAGACCTAGAGGttgaaaatatcagaaaaatgGCACTTGGAAAAAGCGTTCAAAGAGCTCCAGTACAGATAagagaagaatctgaaacaagTTCGGGTTGTGTACTGATGTAA
- the LOC129742482 gene encoding uncharacterized protein LOC129742482, whose product MNRVLSEVDWSDIQSCTDVDVAVSTFGAILDGVFDESVPLVRPPLRPPWSDSHLKRLKQTRSKLLRKFSNSRCPFVKIKLNAATNRYRIYNRLCYRRYVDRTQSELRRNPKKFWQFVDSKRKESGLPAILQLNNRIAMSPSEKCHLLAAHFASVFSDASPTAEQLNSALSRLPIDVLDLDVFTVSEEMVLEAIINLKNSTSAGQDGIPACVLKKCRTLLVEPLTRIFNQSLEQQKFPTIWKKSFMSPVHNEGDKQDVVNYRGVTSLAACSKVFERIVDDVMFSACRNWISENQHGFFPKRSVTSNLMLFTSLCISNMDGGKQIDAIYTDISAAFDSVNHDILLKKNG is encoded by the coding sequence ATGAACCGTGTTCTGTCTGAAGTTGACTGGTCGGACATACAAAGTTGTACTGACGTAGATGTGGCTGTTAGTACATTTGGCGCAATTTTGGATGGCGTTTTCGATGAGTCCGTACCTCTGGTGCGACCTCCTCTTCGACCCCCTTGGTCTGATTCTCACCTGAAGCGGTTGAAACAGACGCGTTCGAAATTGCTACGGAAGTTTAGTAACTCCAGGTGCCCATTcgtgaaaatcaaattgaacgcTGCTACTAATCGGTACCGGATATACAATCGACTTTGCTATCGCCGTTATGTGGATCGTACCCAGAGTGAGCTTCGTCGCAATCCAAAAAAGTTCTGGCAATTCGTGGACTCGAAACGGAAAGAGTCCGGACTTCCAGCTATACTTCAATTAAACAACCGTATTGCTATGTCACCTTCTGAAAAATGCCATCTTTTGGCGGCGCACTTCGCCAGTGTTTTTTCAGACGCATCGCCAACTGCCGAGCAATTAAACTCCGCCTTATCACGATTACCCATCGATGTGTTGGATCTGGATGTTTTCACCGTTAGCGAGGAAATGGTTTTAGAGGCCATAATTAATTTGAAGAACTCCACTTCAGCCGGGCAGGATGGAATACCGGCGTGTGTATTGAAAAAGTGTCGCACTTTACTGGTGGAACCTCTTACGCGTATTTTTAATCAGTCTTTAGAGCAGCAAAAATTTCCAACCATctggaaaaaatcgtttatgagcCCAGTGCACAATGAAGGTGACAAACAAGATGTTGTTAACTACcgaggtgtcacatcgctagctgcctgtTCGAAGGTATTTGAGAGGATTGTCGACGATGTCATGTTTTCGGCCTGCCGGAACTGGATTTCTGAGAaccagcatggattttttcctAAACGTTCGGTAACTTCAAACCTGATGCTTTTTACATCCTTATGCATATCAAACATGGATGGCGGCAAGCAAATTGACGCGATTTATACTGATATTTCGGCGGCATTTGATTCTGTAAACCATGACATTctactgaaaaaaaatggttag